A single window of Cytobacillus dafuensis DNA harbors:
- the lysA gene encoding diaminopimelate decarboxylase — MYLHGTSKVNEKGHLEIGGIDTVDLANEFGTPLYVYDVSLIRERARGFKQTFENLNIPAQVAYASKAFSTIAMVQLADEEGLSLDVVSGGELYTALAAGFPRERIHFHGNNKSKEELEMALKNDIGCIVVDNFYELELLSSICESMRVNTKILLRVTPGIEAHTHDYILTGQADSKFGFDLQNGQAEEALVKALKLERIEVLGLHCHIGSQIFETTGFILAAKKLFEKLHEWKDAFAFESKVLNLGGGFGIRYTAEDQPLPAAQYVAEIIEEVKKQASHYSMKMPEIWIEPGRSLVGDAGTTLYKIGSRKEVPNIRKYVAVDGGMTDNIRPALYQAKYEAVLANAPLEKACETVSIAGKCCESGDMLIWDLPLPKSDSNDLLAVFCTGAYGYSMANNYNRLPRPAVVFVENGVAKLVVKRETYEDLIRMDMSIKEKINN, encoded by the coding sequence ATGTATTTACACGGAACTTCTAAAGTGAATGAGAAAGGACATCTTGAGATTGGTGGTATTGATACAGTTGATCTGGCCAATGAATTCGGCACACCCTTATATGTATATGATGTTTCTTTGATACGGGAAAGAGCTAGAGGATTTAAACAAACATTTGAAAACTTAAACATACCTGCACAAGTGGCATATGCAAGCAAAGCATTTTCAACGATTGCAATGGTTCAACTAGCAGATGAGGAAGGACTTTCTCTTGATGTCGTATCAGGTGGTGAATTATACACAGCTTTAGCAGCTGGATTCCCACGAGAACGAATCCATTTTCATGGAAACAATAAAAGTAAAGAAGAGCTTGAAATGGCATTAAAGAACGATATAGGCTGCATTGTAGTTGATAATTTTTATGAACTGGAATTGCTTAGTTCAATTTGTGAATCTATGAGAGTGAATACGAAAATCCTATTAAGAGTTACACCTGGAATTGAAGCTCATACCCATGACTATATTTTAACTGGACAAGCAGATTCAAAATTTGGTTTTGATTTGCAGAATGGGCAGGCAGAAGAAGCATTGGTAAAGGCTCTTAAATTAGAAAGAATTGAAGTACTTGGGCTTCATTGCCATATTGGATCACAAATATTTGAAACGACTGGATTTATTTTAGCTGCCAAGAAATTATTCGAAAAACTTCATGAATGGAAAGATGCATTTGCTTTTGAATCGAAGGTACTAAATTTAGGTGGCGGTTTTGGTATTAGATATACAGCCGAAGATCAGCCCCTCCCAGCTGCTCAATATGTTGCAGAAATTATTGAAGAAGTTAAGAAGCAAGCATCACATTATTCAATGAAAATGCCCGAGATTTGGATTGAGCCAGGACGTTCACTAGTAGGAGATGCTGGAACAACTCTTTACAAAATTGGTTCAAGAAAAGAAGTCCCGAATATAAGAAAATATGTGGCAGTCGACGGAGGAATGACTGATAATATAAGACCTGCACTTTATCAAGCGAAATATGAAGCTGTTCTTGCAAATGCTCCTCTTGAGAAAGCTTGTGAAACAGTTTCTATTGCAGGAAAATGCTGTGAATCTGGCGATATGCTCATTTGGGATCTCCCGCTTCCAAAGTCAGATAGCAATGATCTTTTGGCCGTTTTCTGTACAGGTGCATACGGCTATTCAATGGCAAATAATTATAATCGTTTGCCAAGACCTGCTGTTGTTTTTGTTGAAAATGGAGTAGCAAAGCTTGTTGTTAAACGAGAAACTTATGAGGATTTAATTCGTATGGACATGTCGATTAAAGAAAAGATAAATAATTAA
- a CDS encoding spore germination protein yields the protein MPIPESVDKIEKYMKEKIGLGKSFDLGVRKLKILRKNVQIYYVNGLTDSRIIVELIEELVAINDHEKVSSNLFEIIENRLVHQSIVQIKTMDELVDQVLSGLIVVVMDGECIGFVVDVRSYPGRTPSEPDTERVVRGSRDGFVENIIVNTALTRRRIRDERLRFEITRIGERSKTDIAIGYIEDIANPDLLDIVRKEIKSIEIDGITMADKTVEEFIFKQGFNPFPQVRYTERADVASAHLLDGHVLIYVDTSPSVMITPTSYFYHLQHAEEFRQSPAVGTFVRWIRFLGVIASLFLLPLWFLFVMEPSLLPEKLSFIGPNEENNIPIILQIFLADLGVEFFRMAAIHTPTPLSTAMGLIAAVLIGQIAIDVGLFTPEVILYVALSAIGNYTTPSYELSIANKIVRLIFLAVVAIFHAPGFIIGGTLFIIWLANNKPLNIPYLWPFIPFHPIALWNVLVRTSIPGSVIRPSIVHTLNRYKQPIK from the coding sequence ATGCCTATTCCAGAATCGGTAGATAAAATAGAAAAATATATGAAAGAGAAAATTGGGCTCGGAAAGAGCTTCGATTTAGGTGTAAGGAAGTTAAAAATTCTTCGTAAAAATGTTCAAATTTATTATGTTAACGGGTTAACAGATTCTCGAATAATCGTTGAACTCATTGAAGAGCTTGTTGCTATTAACGATCACGAGAAGGTATCAAGCAATCTCTTTGAGATCATTGAAAATAGACTTGTTCATCAATCCATTGTACAAATAAAAACAATGGATGAACTCGTAGATCAAGTATTGTCAGGACTTATCGTTGTTGTAATGGATGGAGAATGCATCGGCTTTGTTGTTGATGTCCGAAGCTACCCGGGAAGAACACCTTCGGAACCAGATACGGAAAGGGTTGTTCGCGGATCACGTGATGGGTTCGTTGAGAATATCATTGTTAATACTGCTTTAACGAGAAGGCGAATTCGCGATGAACGACTCCGTTTTGAAATCACCCGTATCGGTGAAAGGTCTAAAACAGATATTGCCATTGGCTATATTGAGGATATTGCAAATCCTGATTTACTTGATATTGTCAGAAAAGAAATTAAGTCAATTGAAATTGATGGAATTACAATGGCGGACAAAACGGTTGAAGAATTTATTTTTAAACAAGGATTTAATCCTTTTCCACAAGTGCGATACACAGAGCGTGCTGACGTGGCATCAGCACATTTACTAGATGGGCATGTTCTCATTTATGTGGATACATCGCCAAGTGTAATGATTACACCAACTTCATATTTCTACCATTTACAGCATGCAGAGGAATTTAGACAATCTCCAGCAGTAGGGACTTTTGTACGATGGATTCGTTTTCTTGGCGTCATTGCATCACTTTTCCTACTGCCGCTATGGTTTCTATTTGTAATGGAGCCATCCCTATTACCAGAAAAGCTTTCATTTATTGGCCCTAATGAAGAAAATAATATTCCAATAATCCTTCAAATATTTCTTGCGGATTTAGGTGTCGAATTTTTCCGAATGGCAGCTATTCACACTCCTACACCTTTATCAACTGCCATGGGTTTAATTGCGGCAGTATTAATTGGACAAATTGCAATTGATGTTGGCTTATTCACACCCGAAGTAATCCTATATGTTGCTTTATCAGCTATCGGAAATTATACGACCCCAAGCTATGAATTAAGCATCGCAAATAAAATTGTGCGTCTCATCTTTTTGGCAGTTGTTGCTATATTTCATGCACCGGGATTTATAATCGGGGGGACATTATTTATTATCTGGCTTGCAAATAATAAACCACTCAATATTCCTTATTTATGGCCATTCATCCCATTTCATCCTATAGCATTATGGAATGTATTGGTAAGGACGTCTATACCAGGATCAGTAATTCGTCCAAGTATTGTTCATACACTCAACCGGTATAAGCAACCAATAAAATAA
- a CDS encoding stage V sporulation protein AE, whose amino-acid sequence MDDRRRVILITDGDDYARRSVEFVAKEVGGRCITLSHGNPSVLDGPVLVKLIKKAPHDPVFVMFDDSGFVGEGAGEKALKYVANHKDIEVLGIIAVAAKTRQAEWTKVNISIDRDGELTPYGVDKYGLPELEMGRVYGDTVYCLDELNVPIIVGIGDIGKMAKKDHYENGSPITRKAVDLILERSGYRDREQNEK is encoded by the coding sequence ATGGATGATAGGAGGAGAGTTATTTTAATAACCGATGGCGATGATTATGCAAGAAGATCCGTGGAATTTGTAGCAAAAGAGGTAGGAGGCAGGTGCATCACATTATCGCATGGGAATCCGTCAGTTTTAGATGGTCCAGTGCTTGTTAAACTAATTAAAAAAGCTCCTCATGATCCTGTTTTTGTTATGTTTGATGATAGTGGATTTGTTGGAGAAGGTGCAGGAGAAAAGGCTTTAAAATATGTTGCAAATCATAAAGATATTGAGGTTTTAGGAATTATTGCTGTCGCAGCAAAAACAAGGCAGGCAGAATGGACAAAGGTAAATATTTCTATCGATCGTGATGGTGAATTAACTCCGTACGGGGTAGATAAATATGGTTTGCCTGAACTGGAGATGGGAAGGGTTTATGGAGATACTGTTTATTGTTTAGATGAGCTCAATGTTCCGATCATAGTTGGAATTGGAGATATTGGAAAAATGGCTAAGAAAGATCATTATGAAAATGGTTCGCCAATTACAAGGAAAGCAGTAGATCTTATTTTGGAAAGGAGCGGATATCGTGACAGAGAACAAAACGAAAAATAA
- a CDS encoding stage V sporulation protein AB, with the protein MTTINIVLVTFIGLAGGLAVGSGFVAFLSVLGIIPRLMQLTKTMKMIRFYEWAVIMGAVLGGMCTLWNPIFVFTPSLLIPIGLAAGVFVGMLAAALTEVLNVLPILAKRIGIDGQIVILLMAIVFGKIFGSLYQWMYFVNK; encoded by the coding sequence TTGACGACCATTAATATTGTCTTAGTCACATTTATCGGCCTAGCTGGTGGACTGGCTGTCGGATCGGGTTTCGTTGCATTTTTATCCGTGTTAGGCATTATCCCCAGGCTCATGCAATTGACCAAAACAATGAAAATGATCCGTTTTTATGAATGGGCAGTTATTATGGGTGCGGTCCTTGGTGGGATGTGTACTTTATGGAATCCAATCTTCGTATTCACACCTTCTTTATTAATTCCTATTGGCTTAGCGGCAGGGGTGTTTGTTGGAATGCTTGCTGCAGCATTAACTGAAGTACTAAATGTACTACCGATACTAGCGAAAAGGATAGGGATTGATGGACAGATTGTAATTTTATTAATGGCAATTGTATTTGGGAAAATTTTTGGCTCTCTATATCAATGGATGTATTTTGTTAATAAATAA
- a CDS encoding stage V sporulation protein AA, whose product MEQTVYIRLRHRLQVRPYESILLKDIAQIIAGENIYEQIRNLKIYEVSEKDQNMIVIDVMKVIKSINSIIPDVDIQTIGPAQVIVEVVFKKRKVSLPLFILVWLLLFFGAALTIMNFHEDVSMREVQQRIYTIMTGEVDSKPLIFQIPYSIGLGLGMILFFNHLFKKRINEEPSPLEVEIFNYQMDLDNYIAFNENKESMKNFDDH is encoded by the coding sequence ATGGAACAAACGGTATATATTCGGTTGCGACATCGTTTGCAAGTTCGTCCGTACGAATCCATTTTACTAAAGGATATTGCGCAAATAATTGCCGGTGAAAATATTTATGAGCAAATTAGAAATTTAAAGATTTATGAGGTAAGTGAAAAGGATCAAAATATGATTGTTATCGATGTAATGAAGGTGATCAAATCAATAAATAGTATTATTCCAGATGTTGATATTCAAACGATTGGTCCTGCACAGGTTATTGTCGAGGTCGTATTCAAAAAACGGAAGGTATCGTTGCCCCTATTTATTTTAGTTTGGCTATTATTATTTTTTGGTGCGGCGCTTACGATTATGAATTTTCATGAAGATGTAAGCATGCGGGAAGTTCAACAGCGAATTTATACAATTATGACAGGTGAGGTTGATTCAAAACCATTAATTTTCCAAATACCATACTCTATTGGTTTAGGATTGGGAATGATCCTTTTTTTTAATCATCTATTTAAAAAGCGTATTAATGAGGAACCGAGCCCGTTAGAAGTAGAAATTTTTAATTATCAAATGGATCTTGATAACTATATTGCTTTTAATGAAAACAAAGAAAGTATGAAGAATTTTGACGACCATTAA
- the sigF gene encoding RNA polymerase sporulation sigma factor SigF, whose protein sequence is MDVEVKTEKNQAFLKDHEVKELIKKSQEGDQSARDTIVQKNMRLVWSVVQRFLNRGYEPDDLFQIGCIGLLKSVDKFDLSYDVKFSTYAVPMIIGEIQRFIRDDGTVKVSRSLKEMGNKIRKAKDELSKSLGRIPTVTELSEFLDISPEDIILAQEAGRTPSSIHETVYENDGDPITLLDQIDDGNEGKWFDKIALKEAINELDERERLIVYLRYYKDQTQSEVALRLGISQVQVSRLEKKILQQMKDRMDI, encoded by the coding sequence ATGGATGTGGAGGTAAAAACGGAGAAAAACCAGGCGTTTTTGAAGGATCATGAAGTCAAAGAATTAATTAAAAAGAGCCAGGAAGGTGATCAAAGTGCCCGGGATACAATCGTACAAAAAAACATGCGCCTCGTATGGTCTGTAGTCCAGCGCTTTTTAAACAGGGGATATGAACCAGATGATCTCTTCCAGATCGGTTGTATTGGATTATTAAAGTCCGTTGATAAGTTTGATCTTAGTTATGATGTAAAGTTTTCAACATATGCTGTCCCGATGATTATTGGGGAAATTCAGCGCTTTATTCGTGATGATGGCACGGTAAAGGTTAGTCGTTCACTAAAGGAAATGGGAAATAAAATTCGAAAGGCAAAAGATGAATTATCCAAATCACTCGGAAGAATTCCTACTGTCACTGAGCTTTCGGAATTTCTAGACATTTCTCCAGAGGATATCATTCTTGCCCAAGAAGCAGGTCGCACACCTTCGTCGATACATGAAACCGTGTATGAAAATGATGGAGATCCCATTACACTTCTTGATCAAATCGATGATGGCAATGAGGGGAAATGGTTTGATAAAATTGCATTAAAGGAAGCAATTAATGAATTGGATGAGAGAGAAAGATTAATTGTTTATTTGCGATATTACAAAGATCAAACACAATCTGAGGTAGCCTTAAGACTAGGTATTTCCCAAGTTCAAGTTTCAAGGTTGGAAAAAAAGATTCTTCAGCAAATGAAAGACCGTATGGATATATAA
- the spoIIAB gene encoding anti-sigma F factor, translated as MKNEMHIQFSALSQNESFARVTVAAFITQLDPTMDELTEIKTVVSEAVTNAIIHGYEQNPNGMVYISVKMDDGFIDMSIRDEGLGILDVEEARQPLFTTKPELERSGMGFTIMENFMDEIEIQSQPGKGTEIRLRKHLSKSKMLCN; from the coding sequence ATGAAAAACGAAATGCATATCCAATTCAGTGCGTTGAGTCAAAATGAATCATTTGCTCGAGTAACAGTTGCCGCTTTTATAACTCAGCTTGATCCAACAATGGATGAATTAACTGAAATTAAAACAGTTGTATCTGAAGCCGTAACAAACGCAATTATTCACGGCTATGAACAGAATCCTAATGGTATGGTTTATATTTCTGTCAAAATGGATGACGGCTTTATTGATATGTCTATTAGAGATGAAGGCTTAGGTATTCTAGATGTTGAAGAAGCTCGTCAGCCGCTATTTACAACAAAGCCTGAACTAGAGAGATCTGGAATGGGTTTTACGATTATGGAAAATTTCATGGATGAAATCGAAATACAATCGCAACCGGGGAAAGGCACAGAGATCCGATTAAGAAAGCATTTATCAAAAAGTAAAATGCTATGTAATTAA
- the spoIIAA gene encoding anti-sigma F factor antagonist, which produces MSLTIHLEVKKDVLCIRLSGELDHHSADELREKATKAIEDYEIHHIVLNLEKLTFMDSSGLGVILGRYKQIKQIHGEMVVCAISPAVQRLFEMSGLFKIIRLEPTEEFALQKLGVA; this is translated from the coding sequence GTGAGTCTTACCATTCATTTAGAAGTGAAAAAAGATGTTTTATGTATTCGTCTTAGTGGAGAATTAGATCATCATTCTGCAGATGAGCTTCGTGAAAAAGCTACGAAAGCAATTGAAGATTATGAAATCCATCATATTGTATTAAATCTTGAGAAGCTAACCTTTATGGACAGCTCTGGACTAGGCGTCATTCTTGGCAGATATAAACAAATAAAACAGATCCACGGTGAAATGGTCGTCTGTGCAATTTCTCCAGCCGTTCAAAGATTATTTGAAATGTCGGGTTTATTTAAAATCATTCGTTTAGAGCCGACTGAAGAATTTGCTTTGCAAAAACTGGGGGTTGCGTAA
- a CDS encoding D-alanyl-D-alanine carboxypeptidase family protein, producing MKRIVSFIVISFLISSMSAPASLARENEVDLAQNVRSAILIERDTGTVLYEKNSNEKLPPASMTKVMTMLLIMEAIDQGKLSMDEKIRTSEYAASMGGSQIFLEPGEEMTTKQMLQGIAIASGNDASVAMAERLAGSEEEFVKMMNKKAKQLGLINTEFKSATGLPGKDDFSSANDMAKMAKELLKYEDITKFTSTYESYLREGTDKKFWLVNTNRLVRFYPGVDGLKTGFTNEAKYCLTATAEKEGMRVIAVVFGAPTSKERNAQVSKMLDYAFSQYKTHPMFKRNVTLGKVAVSKGEKKKIEALTSEPISLLTKKGESVENIKQSIVLDKNVKAPVKKGDKIGTLKLIQDGKTIVKSPLVAKESSKEASWWTLYKRAFGMFTKTGE from the coding sequence ATGAAACGTATTGTCTCTTTTATAGTTATCTCCTTTTTAATATCTTCAATGTCAGCTCCTGCTAGTTTAGCAAGAGAAAATGAAGTAGATTTGGCTCAAAATGTAAGATCTGCCATATTAATTGAGCGTGACACAGGAACTGTACTTTATGAAAAAAATAGTAATGAAAAACTTCCGCCTGCTAGCATGACAAAGGTCATGACGATGCTCCTAATAATGGAAGCAATTGATCAAGGCAAGCTTTCAATGGACGAAAAAATTCGTACTAGTGAGTATGCGGCATCAATGGGCGGATCTCAAATATTTCTTGAGCCCGGAGAAGAAATGACAACAAAGCAGATGCTACAAGGAATCGCCATTGCTTCAGGTAATGATGCATCAGTTGCTATGGCAGAAAGGTTAGCAGGTTCGGAAGAGGAATTTGTAAAAATGATGAACAAAAAAGCAAAACAACTTGGATTAATAAATACAGAATTTAAATCTGCTACTGGACTACCAGGCAAGGATGACTTTAGCTCTGCGAATGATATGGCGAAGATGGCAAAAGAACTTCTTAAATATGAAGATATAACAAAATTTACAAGTACATACGAGTCATATCTTCGTGAAGGAACGGATAAAAAGTTTTGGTTAGTCAATACAAATCGTCTTGTCCGCTTTTACCCAGGGGTTGATGGTTTAAAAACTGGATTTACAAACGAGGCAAAATACTGTTTAACAGCAACAGCTGAAAAAGAAGGAATGCGAGTGATTGCTGTTGTTTTTGGAGCACCTACCTCTAAGGAACGGAATGCACAAGTATCAAAAATGCTAGACTATGCATTTAGTCAATATAAAACACACCCAATGTTTAAAAGAAATGTAACCCTGGGAAAAGTAGCGGTTAGCAAAGGTGAAAAGAAAAAAATCGAAGCTCTAACAAGTGAACCAATTTCCTTATTAACAAAAAAAGGAGAAAGTGTTGAAAATATTAAGCAATCTATTGTTTTAGACAAAAATGTAAAGGCGCCAGTGAAAAAAGGTGACAAGATTGGCACCTTGAAACTGATCCAAGATGGAAAAACAATAGTAAAAAGTCCACTTGTTGCAAAAGAATCGAGCAAGGAAGCAAGCTGGTGGACATTGTATAAGCGCGCTTTTGGAATGTTCACAAAAACAGGTGAATAA
- a CDS encoding pyrimidine-nucleoside phosphorylase translates to MRMVDIIENKRDGRELSTEEIQFFINGYTDGSIPDYQASALMMAIFFQGMTEKERADLTLAMVQSGDQIDLSKIEGIKVDKHSTGGVGDTTTLVLGPLVAALDVPVAKMSGRGLGHTGGTIDKLESVKGFHVEIENQEFIDLVNKNKVAVIGQSGNLTPADKKLYALRDVTATVDSIPLIAASIMSKKIAAGADAIVLDVKTGAGAFMKTLDDSRELAKAMVRIGNNVGRNTMAVISDMSQPLGYAIGNALEVKEAIDTLKGEGPEDLTELCLTLGSHMVYLAKKANTLKEAREKLQGVINDGTALKAFKTFLSSQGGDASIVDDPSRLPQAKYIVELEAKEDGYVSELVADEIGTAAMLLGAGRATKESVIDLAVGLVLRKKIGDQVKKGESLVTIYSNFEDVEEVKTKLYENITISNEKVAAPVLIHEEITE, encoded by the coding sequence ATGAGAATGGTCGATATCATTGAAAATAAAAGAGACGGAAGAGAATTATCAACGGAAGAAATCCAATTTTTTATTAATGGCTATACAGATGGCTCTATTCCAGACTATCAAGCGAGCGCATTAATGATGGCTATCTTTTTCCAAGGGATGACAGAAAAAGAAAGAGCTGATTTAACCCTAGCAATGGTTCAATCGGGTGATCAGATTGATTTATCCAAAATTGAAGGAATTAAAGTAGATAAGCATTCAACTGGTGGTGTTGGTGATACAACAACTCTTGTATTAGGCCCATTAGTTGCAGCATTAGATGTACCTGTAGCCAAAATGTCCGGTCGAGGGCTAGGGCATACGGGCGGGACAATCGATAAGCTTGAATCAGTTAAAGGCTTCCATGTAGAAATAGAAAATCAAGAGTTTATTGATCTTGTAAATAAAAATAAAGTTGCGGTTATCGGGCAAAGTGGTAATCTTACACCTGCTGATAAAAAGCTTTATGCACTTCGTGATGTAACGGCAACTGTTGATAGTATTCCTCTTATTGCAGCTTCCATAATGAGTAAAAAGATAGCAGCTGGAGCCGATGCAATTGTTCTTGATGTCAAAACAGGTGCAGGTGCATTCATGAAGACGCTAGATGACTCTAGAGAACTTGCCAAAGCGATGGTTCGAATCGGCAATAATGTAGGAAGAAACACAATGGCTGTTATATCTGATATGAGCCAGCCACTTGGATATGCGATTGGAAATGCACTAGAAGTAAAAGAAGCGATTGATACATTAAAAGGGGAAGGCCCAGAGGATTTAACCGAATTATGTTTAACATTGGGAAGTCATATGGTTTATCTTGCTAAAAAAGCAAATACCCTAAAAGAAGCCCGTGAAAAGCTTCAAGGAGTAATAAATGACGGAACCGCTTTAAAAGCTTTTAAAACTTTCTTAAGCTCTCAAGGTGGGGATGCATCTATTGTTGATGATCCTTCAAGGCTGCCACAAGCAAAATATATAGTTGAGCTTGAGGCAAAAGAGGATGGTTATGTATCAGAATTGGTTGCTGATGAAATAGGAACAGCTGCGATGCTTCTCGGTGCTGGCCGGGCAACCAAAGAATCTGTTATTGACCTAGCTGTTGGCCTTGTTCTTCGTAAAAAAATCGGGGATCAAGTGAAAAAAGGTGAGTCACTTGTTACAATTTATAGTAATTTTGAAGATGTTGAAGAAGTAAAAACAAAGCTTTATGAGAATATTACAATATCAAACGAAAAAGTAGCTGCACCAGTTCTAATACATGAGGAAATTACTGAATAA
- a CDS encoding purine-nucleoside phosphorylase, with protein MDYEKIQNAANFLKKRYQEQPIIGLILGSGLGVLGDEIEEAVKIPYNEIPDFPVSTVEGHAGQLVFGLLNGVQVVAMQGRFHYYEGYSFDKVTFPVRVMKELGIQQLIVTNAAGGVNESFSPGDLMLITDHINNMGSNPLIGPNDSRMGVRFPDMSEAYSADLRKMAKEIASNLNMKVQEGVYVGNTGPTYETPAEVRMIRNLGGDAVGMSTVPEVIVARHTGMSVLGISCISNMAAGILDQPLNHEEVIETTEKVKASFLQYVKAIVAELGSR; from the coding sequence ATGGATTATGAAAAAATTCAAAATGCAGCTAATTTTTTAAAGAAAAGGTATCAAGAACAGCCGATTATTGGCTTAATTCTTGGTTCAGGCTTAGGTGTGCTTGGAGATGAAATAGAAGAAGCAGTTAAAATCCCATATAATGAAATCCCAGATTTCCCTGTTTCAACAGTAGAAGGACATGCGGGTCAGCTTGTTTTCGGATTGCTAAATGGGGTACAGGTTGTTGCCATGCAAGGGCGTTTTCATTATTACGAAGGGTATAGCTTTGATAAAGTAACCTTCCCGGTTCGTGTAATGAAAGAGCTAGGAATTCAACAATTAATCGTGACGAATGCAGCTGGTGGAGTGAATGAAAGTTTTTCTCCTGGCGATTTAATGCTAATTACAGATCACATTAATAATATGGGCAGCAATCCATTGATTGGTCCTAATGACTCCCGAATGGGGGTTCGTTTCCCTGATATGTCTGAGGCTTATTCGGCTGATTTAAGAAAGATGGCAAAAGAAATCGCATCTAATTTAAACATGAAGGTGCAAGAAGGTGTTTATGTTGGAAACACAGGGCCAACATATGAAACACCTGCAGAAGTACGCATGATACGTAATTTAGGTGGAGATGCTGTAGGTATGTCTACTGTTCCAGAAGTAATTGTAGCTAGACATACTGGAATGAGTGTATTAGGGATATCCTGTATATCCAATATGGCAGCCGGGATATTAGATCAGCCTCTCAATCACGAGGAAGTTATAGAAACAACAGAAAAAGTGAAAGCAAGTTTTCTTCAATATGTAAAAGCTATAGTAGCAGAACTCGGTTCAAGATAA
- the deoB gene encoding phosphopentomutase, with protein sequence MTSFAYKRIFVIVMDSVGIGEAPDAKKFGDLGADTFGHIAERMNGLNMPNMASLGLSNIREIKGVEKAEKPLAFYTKMQEASNGKDTMTGHWEIMGLNIKTPFQVFPEGFPDELISELETRTGRKVIGNKPASGTEIIVELGEEHMKTGALIVYTSADSVLQIAAHEDIIPIEEQYRICKIARELTLDEKYMVGRVIARPFIGEPGNFQRTSNRHDYALKPFDRTVMSELKDSGLDVIAIGKISDIFDGEGVTKSLRTVSNMDGMDKLLQSLDMEFTGLSFLNLVDFDALYGHRRDPIGYGKALEEYDARLPEVLAKMKEDDLLIITADHGNDPVHHGTDHTREFVPLLVYAKNMPEGKELSIRKTFADIGASVAENFKVKMPAYGESFLTELK encoded by the coding sequence ATGACATCATTTGCATATAAAAGGATTTTTGTCATCGTCATGGATTCAGTAGGAATTGGTGAAGCACCTGATGCAAAAAAGTTTGGTGATTTAGGTGCAGATACATTTGGACATATTGCAGAGAGAATGAATGGACTTAATATGCCGAATATGGCGAGTCTTGGACTAAGCAATATCCGTGAAATTAAAGGTGTCGAAAAAGCTGAAAAACCGCTTGCCTTCTACACAAAAATGCAGGAAGCTTCTAATGGCAAGGATACGATGACAGGTCATTGGGAAATCATGGGCCTAAATATTAAGACCCCATTTCAAGTATTTCCTGAAGGCTTTCCAGATGAACTAATTTCAGAGCTAGAAACACGCACTGGAAGAAAAGTGATTGGGAATAAGCCTGCGAGTGGAACGGAAATTATTGTTGAGCTTGGTGAAGAGCATATGAAAACAGGTGCTCTAATAGTTTACACTTCAGCAGATTCCGTTCTTCAAATTGCAGCACATGAGGATATTATTCCAATAGAAGAGCAATATCGAATTTGTAAAATAGCACGTGAGTTGACTTTAGATGAAAAATATATGGTCGGCCGGGTTATTGCAAGACCATTTATAGGAGAACCAGGCAATTTTCAAAGAACATCAAATCGTCATGATTATGCATTAAAGCCATTTGATCGTACAGTGATGTCTGAGTTAAAGGATTCAGGCCTTGATGTCATTGCAATTGGAAAAATCTCTGATATTTTTGATGGTGAAGGTGTGACCAAATCACTACGCACTGTCTCTAATATGGATGGAATGGATAAATTACTGCAATCCCTTGATATGGAATTTACAGGGCTTAGCTTCCTTAACTTGGTTGACTTTGATGCTCTATACGGACATAGAAGAGATCCTATAGGATACGGCAAGGCACTTGAAGAATATGATGCTAGACTTCCTGAAGTATTGGCAAAAATGAAAGAAGATGATTTGTTAATTATTACTGCTGATCATGGGAATGATCCGGTACATCATGGAACAGATCATACGAGAGAATTTGTCCCTCTTCTTGTTTATGCGAAAAATATGCCAGAAGGCAAAGAACTCTCAATTAGGAAAACCTTCGCTGATATTGGAGCAAGTGTGGCAGAAAACTTTAAAGTGAAAATGCCTGCTTACGGTGAGAGCTTCTTAACTGAATTGAAATAA